One part of the Phycisphaeraceae bacterium genome encodes these proteins:
- a CDS encoding aminoacyl-tRNA hydrolase: MKLIVGLGNPGHEYEKTRHNAGFLVLDALAAKHASGGIVKSKFHGAVLDAMIGGEKCLLLKPLTYMNRSGQSVAEAARFYKLDPAKDVLVVVDDLALPSGKIRLRASGGSGGHNGLSDIDRVLGTQNYPRLRVGIDAKPDFMDQAAYVTGRFTDEQWALLQDSIESSIKAIQCFVSQGITMAMNKFNAPALEPRPSQKKSQVSEDQTSDTANT, from the coding sequence GTGAAACTGATTGTTGGTCTTGGCAATCCCGGGCATGAATACGAAAAGACGCGTCACAACGCGGGTTTTCTCGTGCTCGATGCGCTCGCTGCAAAGCATGCGAGTGGGGGTATTGTCAAGTCAAAGTTTCATGGCGCAGTGCTCGATGCGATGATCGGGGGCGAGAAATGCCTGCTGCTCAAACCGCTGACATACATGAACCGGTCTGGCCAGTCAGTTGCTGAAGCGGCCCGGTTCTACAAGCTTGATCCTGCGAAGGACGTGCTTGTCGTCGTCGATGATCTTGCCCTTCCGTCAGGCAAAATCCGTCTGCGTGCGTCGGGCGGTTCCGGCGGGCACAACGGACTGTCGGACATAGATCGTGTACTTGGTACACAGAACTACCCGCGTCTTCGTGTCGGTATCGATGCAAAGCCGGATTTCATGGATCAAGCGGCGTACGTCACCGGGCGATTCACCGATGAGCAATGGGCGTTGCTTCAGGACTCAATCGAGTCGTCGATCAAAGCCATCCAGTGCTTTGTCTCCCAGGGCATCACAATGGCGATGAACAAGTTCAATGCACCTGCGCTAGAACCTCGCCCATCTCAAAAAAAAAGTCAGGTATCCGAAGATCAGACATCGGATACAGCAAACACATAG
- a CDS encoding 50S ribosomal protein L25 encodes MEAHIPTLNADVRERPGSKYAQRLRQNGKLPAVMYGHGQDPVSITMDAAETLSHISKGEKLFTLKMTGGDQTVLLRDLQFDYLGNNIIHADFSRVDLEERIHTRVHVRLKGDAIGLKSAGAILIHPVTELDIECKVANLPDEVIVDISSLEVGASIHVRDITLPLPTMKMLSDGDGVVAHIVVQGEEKTGEATEATGEAAADAAKPEAKS; translated from the coding sequence ATGGAAGCACATATTCCAACACTGAATGCAGATGTCCGGGAGCGACCGGGCTCGAAGTACGCACAGCGCCTTCGCCAGAACGGCAAACTGCCCGCTGTCATGTATGGTCACGGGCAAGATCCTGTTTCCATCACAATGGACGCGGCAGAGACACTGTCACACATCAGCAAGGGGGAAAAGCTCTTCACCCTGAAGATGACGGGCGGCGACCAGACAGTACTGCTTCGTGATCTGCAGTTCGACTACCTCGGTAACAACATCATTCATGCTGACTTCTCACGCGTGGATCTCGAAGAACGGATCCACACACGTGTGCACGTTCGTCTGAAGGGCGATGCAATCGGGCTGAAGTCCGCTGGTGCGATTCTCATCCATCCGGTCACAGAACTCGATATTGAGTGCAAGGTGGCAAATCTGCCCGACGAGGTGATTGTTGATATCAGCAGCCTTGAGGTCGGCGCATCAATCCACGTCCGAGACATTACGTTGCCTCTGCCCACGATGAAGATGCTCTCTGATGGCGATGGTGTTGTTGCGCACATCGTTGTTCAGGGCGAAGAAAAGACGGGAGAGGCAACGGAAGCAACGGGTGAAGCCGCTGCAGATGCAGCCAAGCCTGAAGCAAAGTCCTAA
- a CDS encoding ribose-phosphate pyrophosphokinase, which yields MSNGFVGELRVFAGRHSRDLAIRCCDHIGIELGRARTTPFPDGELLVKLDEDVRGRDCFVITSTCDPVNDNLMELLIFIDCLRRASASRVTVVMPYFGYGRQDRKDEGRVPITAKLVANLITAAGADRVLTLDLHAAQIQGFFDIPVDHLSATPVFLDYFREHREELGDLCLVSPDVGNVKVAEKMANLLNGDLAIINKRRLTGSEVVTGHLIGTVEGKTVLMFDDMISTAGTITEAAKVVLQSGAKRVIAAATHAVLVDPATDRLAGESISQVIVTNSIPCDNRCEKIKNKLVELCVGKLLGQAIGRIHNNLSVSALFRGAGEMKR from the coding sequence ATGAGCAACGGATTTGTTGGCGAACTTCGTGTGTTTGCAGGCCGACACAGCCGCGATCTTGCGATCCGATGCTGCGACCACATCGGCATCGAGCTCGGCCGCGCTCGCACAACGCCGTTCCCCGATGGCGAACTGCTGGTCAAACTCGACGAGGATGTGCGTGGACGCGACTGCTTTGTTATTACATCGACCTGTGATCCTGTTAATGACAACCTGATGGAGCTGTTGATCTTCATCGACTGCCTGCGCCGTGCCAGCGCATCGCGTGTGACAGTCGTGATGCCATACTTCGGATACGGCAGGCAGGACCGCAAGGACGAGGGGCGCGTGCCGATCACAGCGAAGCTCGTCGCAAACCTGATTACTGCAGCTGGCGCGGATCGCGTGCTCACACTTGATCTCCATGCCGCGCAGATCCAGGGGTTCTTTGATATCCCAGTGGACCATCTCAGCGCGACGCCGGTGTTTCTTGATTACTTCCGCGAGCATCGCGAGGAACTGGGGGATCTATGCCTCGTCAGCCCGGACGTGGGGAATGTCAAGGTCGCTGAAAAGATGGCGAACCTTCTCAATGGTGACCTTGCGATCATCAACAAACGCAGGCTCACCGGCTCGGAAGTCGTGACGGGACATCTCATCGGCACAGTCGAGGGAAAGACCGTGCTGATGTTCGACGACATGATCTCGACCGCGGGCACAATCACCGAAGCTGCGAAGGTCGTGCTGCAGTCGGGCGCAAAGCGCGTCATCGCAGCTGCCACGCACGCGGTGCTTGTTGATCCTGCAACGGATCGCCTGGCTGGTGAATCGATCTCACAGGTCATCGTGACGAACTCGATCCCCTGCGATAACCGGTGCGAAAAAATCAAGAACAAACTGGTTGAGCTCTGCGTTGGCAAACTGCTCGGCCAGGCAATCGGACGAATCCACAACAATCTCTCGGTCAGCGCGCTCTTCCGCGGTGCTGGCGAGATGAAACGGTAA
- the rpsF gene encoding 30S ribosomal protein S6, whose protein sequence is MEQRFGMYECMFLASQATAADFAGLIEHIDYLLGRANAEVISMRKWDERRLAFPIEKQKRGIYILAYVKAPREMVTKLERDVAISDKIMRMLIVRADHLSLEEMKAQDGRTELATEAKLRATQAEEQTRRGEAVVAGAPEQQEEPEVVAAGTEESDED, encoded by the coding sequence ATGGAACAACGATTTGGAATGTATGAGTGCATGTTTCTTGCAAGCCAGGCAACCGCAGCAGACTTCGCGGGTCTGATCGAGCACATCGACTACCTGCTCGGTCGTGCAAATGCGGAAGTCATCTCAATGCGCAAGTGGGACGAACGCCGTCTCGCCTTCCCTATTGAGAAGCAGAAGCGGGGCATTTACATCCTTGCGTACGTCAAGGCTCCTCGTGAGATGGTGACAAAGCTTGAGCGTGACGTTGCTATCTCGGACAAGATCATGCGCATGCTCATCGTTCGTGCGGATCATCTGTCACTCGAAGAGATGAAGGCGCAGGATGGGCGAACCGAACTGGCAACCGAGGCCAAACTCCGTGCAACGCAGGCCGAGGAGCAGACACGGCGAGGCGAGGCCGTTGTCGCAGGTGCCCCAGAACAGCAGGAGGAGCCAGAGGTCGTTGCAGCCGGTACGGAAGAATCTGACGAGGATTAA